One stretch of Mobula birostris isolate sMobBir1 chromosome 5, sMobBir1.hap1, whole genome shotgun sequence DNA includes these proteins:
- the LOC140197792 gene encoding lysophosphatidic acid receptor 6-like, translating into MADTSVGSDPAATERFGVEGTPSSPWSLMGLNTTDSWNLSVTANTTQDCAESADFQYIMFPVVYSLVFVLGTAANSAALWFFLRAKEKLSPSDVFMVNLAVIDLIFALTLPFKMVYHALGNDWIFGEWGCKITGSLFFANMYGSTFFLTCICVDRYIAVVHPLRSLQLRQPRYRLLICALIWLLLVACILYLMLKGPLTSKFPNGRTACLENFSSSSWSGRISGISFVAAGLGFLLPLLVIAVCYPLIARRLLEPAAGRSVHTVKKKALRTVLLVLAVFLICFVPYHVIQVLHTLRRLELWSSCQFIRFTYAARRVTMALTSINSCLDPLIYSLSRHSFTCVPPCCRQRWKLTISRRSNDTTKSWIRH; encoded by the coding sequence ATGGCTGACACGAGTGTGGGATCTGACCCCGCGGCTACAGAGAGGTTCGGGGTCGAGGGAACGCCGTCCTCTCCTTGGTCTCTCATGGGCCTTAACACCACGGACAGCTGGAACCTCTCGGTCACCGCCAACACCACGCAAGACTGCGCAGAGAGCGCCGACTTCCAGTACATCATGTTCCCCGTGGTTTACAGCTTGGTCTTCGTGCTGGGCACCGCCGCCAACTCCGCCGCCCTTTGGTTCTTCCTGCGGGCCAAAGAGAAACTCTCGCCCTCAGACGTGTTCATGGTGAACCTGGCCGTCATCGATTTGATCTTCGCACTGACCCTGCCCTTCAAGATGGTCTACCACGCCCTAGGCAATGACTGGATCTTTGGTGAATGGGGCTGCAAGATCACGGGCTCGCTTTTCTTCGCCAACATGTACGGCAGCACCTTCTTCCTCACCTGCATCTGCGTGGACCGCTACATCGCCGTGGTTCACCCGCTGCGCTCCTTGCAGCTCCGCCAGCCCCGCTACCGGCTGCTCATCTGCGCTCTCATCTGGCTGCTGCTGGTCGCCTGTATCCTCTACCTCATGCTCAAGGGGCCGCTCACCAGCAAGTTCCCGAACGGCCGGACGGCCTGCCTGGAGAACTTCTCCTCCAGCTCCTGGAGCGGCCGCATCTCTGGCATCAGCTTCGTGGCGGCCGGCCTCGGCTTCCTCCTGCCCCTGCTGGTGATCGCCGTGTGCTATCCGCTGATCGCCCGCCGGCTGCTAGAGCCAGCCGCCGGCCGCTCCGTGCACACGGTTAAGAAGAAGGCCCTTCGCACGGTGTTGCTGGTTCTCGCCGTCTTCCTGATCTGCTTCGTGCCCTATCATGTGATCCAGGTGCTGCACACCCTCCGCCGCCTGGAGCTGTGGTCTAGCTGCCAGTTTATCCGCTTCACGTACGCGGCGCGTCGGGTCACCATGGCCCTGACCAGCATCAACAGCTGCCTGGACCCACTCATCTACTCTCTCAGCCGCCACTCCTTCACCTGCGTCCCGCCGTGCTGCCGGCAGCGCTGGAAACTCACCATCAGCCGTCGGAGCAATGATACGACCAAGAGCTGGATCCGTCACTGA